A DNA window from Onthophagus taurus isolate NC chromosome 1, IU_Otau_3.0, whole genome shotgun sequence contains the following coding sequences:
- the LOC139431433 gene encoding uncharacterized protein, with protein MDVDCLIGEVFVRSPLWDQKNKNHHNRFVLDKLWHEVAVKLSTTPTAVRNKWKSLRDKFRTTLASIPKPESGDPQINCYRGEWKHFKSLLFLKDQFTTRKSKGNFPKNDENIFNESSQLIQHEINEYEQAVEDIIQSPQEDLEHLDSAASSVTPTSSQPSSSARNCPKKRIANEDIGQALLLVKKQKLEFLEQNRNKNEDDEDLNFFKSLLPHVRTFSAYDKLEYRMRIMKLTQEFVKPSENT; from the exons ATGGATGTCGACTGTTTAATTGGAGAAGTTTTTGTTAGATCCCCATTGTGggaccaaaaaaataaaaatcaccaCAACAGATTTGTTCTCGACAAATTATGGCACGAAGTAGCTGTAAAATTGAGTACAACAC cgACAGCAGTACGAAACAAATGGAAAAGTTTACGGGATAAATTTAGGACTACCTTGGCGTCGATTCCAAAACCAGAATCTGGAGATCCccaaataaattgttatagaGGAGAATGGAAGCATTTTAAaagtcttttgtttttaaaagatCAGTTTACTACTAGGAAATCGAAGGGTAATTTCCccaaaaatgatgaaaatatttttaatgagtCATCCCAATTGATACAACATGAAATTAACGAATATGAACAAGCAGTGGAAGACATCATCCAATCTCCACAAGAGGATCTTGAACATTTGGACTCGGCGGCGTCTAGCGTTACACCAACTTCATCCCAACCTTCTAGTTCTGCTAGAAACTGCCCGAAAAAGCGTATAGCAAATGAAGATATCGGTCAGGCTTTACTACTGGTAAAAAAGCAAAAACTGGagtttttagaacaaaatagaaataaaaatgaagatgatgaagatttaaatttttttaaaagcttACTACCACATGTAAGAACATTTTCAGCTTACGATAAGCTAGAATACAGAATGAGGATAATGAAATTAACTCAGGAATTCGTGAAACCAAGcgaaaacacttaa
- the LOC139429597 gene encoding uncharacterized protein codes for MEIGRGDSTISHIVADTTATIWEALYPRYMKVPSKEEWLRIADRFYELWNLPNCIGAIDGKHIRIQKIPKSGSTNFNYKGYHSVVLMAACGADACFTMIEAGHAGRNSDGGVFKASRMGRWLQREGNRLNLPNNRQLIHDETGGNFPFYFVADEAFPIATYMLRPYPRRVLNNCKRIFNYRLSRARKSIECAFGMMNSKFAVLSTPIASKNIKTVNNILRAVCILHNFIRKREGILYRPTFNLQDDEEQNSPEELQQAINEPLIFPQRGFGYNFRDYLAHYFLKPHSSLPFQWKYCVP; via the exons ATGGAAATCGGGCG AGGAGACAGTACGATTAGCCACATTGTTGCAGATACTACAGCTACTATATGGGAAGCCTTATATCCACGTTACATGAAAGTTCCTTCCAAAGAAGAATGGCTCCGAATTGCTGACCGTTTTTACGAACTTTGGAATCTGCCAAATTGTATTGGCGCGATAGACGGAAAACATATCCGTATTCAGAAGATTCCTAAGTCTGgatcaacaaattttaactACAAAGGATACCATTCGGTTGTTCTAATGGCAGCTTGTGGTGCTGATGCATGCTTTACAATGATTGAAGCCGGGCATGCTGGTCGGAATAGTGATGGGGGAGTATTTAAAGCTTCAAGAATGGGTCGTTGGCTGCAAAGAGAAGGAAATAGGCTAAATTTGCCAAATAACCGGCAACTTATTCATGATGAAACGGGAGGGAATTTTCCGTTTTACTTTGTTGCAGATGAAGCATTCCCAATTGCGACGTATATGTTGCGTCCCTACCCAAGAAGAGTATTAAATAATTGCAAGAGAATTTTTAACTACAGATTAAGTAGGGCACGCAAAAGCATTGAATGTGCATTTGGAATGATGAACAGTAAATTTGCAGTTCTTTCCACACCTATAGCAAGCAAGAATATAAAAACTGTCAATAACATACTCCGAGCTGTTTGTATTCTtcacaattttattagaaaaaggGAAGGCATTTTATATCGACCAACATTTAACTTGCAAGATGATGAAGAGCAAAATTCGCCAGAGGAACTGCAGCAGGCTATAAACGAGCCACttatatttccacaaagaggTTTTGGATATAATTTTAGAGATTACCTGGcacactattttttaaaacctcaTTCTTCGTTACCTTTCCAATGGAAATACTGTGTCCcatga
- the LOC111427141 gene encoding mitogen-activated protein kinase kinase kinase 13-B isoform X4: MHTPENTLERGSHPPPPPYTAPARPCEDQEENRDDYYLTVSMPNVGDNFDNSMLYIENNLDQLDIQDGGGHPQVVGIKVPESQCNDSSPDASQTEFNVNKGWMNGIFGCLRPFLSAIGKGGVNEIKGTPDDWEIPFENISELSLLGAGGQGVVFYGKLNNEEVAVKKVQDVKETDIRNLRKLNHPNIIKFKGVCTQKPCYCIVMEYCPYGPLYNLLRNNSDCITPARVVDWSKQIAAGMQYLHAHKIIHRDLKSPNVLIGDERIIKISDFGTSRTWNEVSTKMSFGGTVAWMAPEAIKESPCSEKIDIWSFGVVLWELLTCEVPYKDMERSAIMYMVGMGKLKPPIPSTCPEGFKLLMNMCWNYNPKDRPSFKLISSHLEIAAAEILSQYKDEQFFKTQETWKVEIQSIITEFKMELQNKRRELQLKEEQLIKERESELRHLRDIRVYYDRRLAKVNQMYQQLTSVLTQLEHQPKDLRRRKIPFINRKVEKRKCVQSSTTPTSPDCLTSPDSPQIIPSKSSLCVKLNSSNKPESTTISHHSSTRSRKRQYSSTSSRVSTRSKGTSTAQMVDTETQTDLSENDFSVQVSPTSPTARKSFSQPQRVVLGMPENDGEENVNGNTSVQLHYMVQHDEPERPVFTNLYSRESTSDLDLDETDDVNRNAQPTRDYSDDDRLETIGRKVSAALIGVTNGNIVSDIRTSSDNGNITDGLDLDEVLRKRRCSDTRQIIDSAEDITNDSVTDEEGEDQYNYSLRRKSKLGKDLPNLKISIARRPIYPGRKSARFKTILNTNTYSKESNASDEGNTSEYSNSPSSKSSTLESNPELARSISVHHHSKRTSGSSSSRYEASSDSESEDNVTIATQIDFSTSIVGRTENIKRRESECI, translated from the exons catGCTCTACATCGAAAATAACCTGGATCAATTAGATATTCAAGATGGTGGTGGCCACCCTCAAGTTGTTGGCATAAAAGTGCCCGAATCCCAATGCAACGATAGCTCACCAGATGCTTCTCAAACAGAGTTTAACGTAAACAAAGGTTGGATGAATGGCATTTTTGGTTGTCTTCGTCCGTTTTTGTCAGCAATTGGAAAAGGAGGTGTCAACGAAATCAAAGGAACACCAGATGATTGGGAGATTCCGTTCGAAAATATTAGTGAATTATCGCTTCTTGGAGCTGGAGGACAAGGAGTTGTCTTTTATGGGAAATTAAATAACGAAGAAGTTGCAGTAAAAAAAGTTCAAGATGTTAAAGAGACCGACATCAGGAATTTACGTAAACTGAATCATCCgaatatcattaaatttaaggGAGTTTGTACGCAAAAACCTTGCTATTGTATTGTTATGGAGTATTGCCCTTATGGACCATTATACAACTTGTTGAGGAATAATAGTGATTGCATCACACCAGCTAGAGTTGTAGATTGGTCTAAACAAATCGCTGCAGGGATGCAATATCTCCATGCCCATAAGATCATCCATAGAGATTTAAAAAGTCCCAA tgTTTTAATTGGTGATGAAAGAATCATAAAAATCAGCGATTTTGGAACTTCAAGAACATGGAACGAAGTAAGTACAAAAATGAGTTTTGGTGGTACAGTTGCGTGGATGGCACCCGAAGCAATAAAAGAATCTCCATGTTccgaaaaaattgatatttggTCATTTGGCGTGGTTTTATGGGAATTATTAACATGCGAAGTGCCTTACAAAGACATGGAACGAAGTGCAATTATGTACATGGTCGGAATGGGAAAATTAAAACCCCCAATCCCATCAACTTGCCCTGAAGGATTCAAACTTTTAATGAACATGTGCTGGAATTACAATCCAAAAGACAGGCcttcatttaaattaatcagcAGCCATTTAGAAATTGCTGCAGCAGAAATTTTAAGCCAGTACAAAGACGAGCAATTCTTTAAAACCCAAGAAACATGGAAAGTTGAAATTCAATCGATTATCACCGAATTTAAAATGGAATTGCAAAATAAGCGTAGAGAATTGCAATTGAAAGAGGAGCAATTGATCAAGGAAAGAGAATCTGAATTGAGGCATTTAAGGGATATTAGGGTTTATTATGATAGGAGATTAGCCAAAGTTAATCAAATGTATCAGCAATTGACGTCGGTCTTAACACAACTGGAACACCAACCCAAGGATTtgagaagaagaaaaattccatttataaatcgaaaagttgaaaaaagaaaatgtgttcAAAGTAGTACAACACCAACAAGTCCCGATTGTCTTACAAGTCCAGATAGTCCACAAATT attccttcaaaatcttcattatgcgttaaattaaattcatccAACAAACCGGAATCAACGACAATTTCCCATCACAGTTCAACACGATCCCGAAAGAGACAATACAGCAGTACATCTTCGAGGGTTTCAACACGGTCAAAAGGAACATCAACGGCGCAAATGGTTGATACAGAAACTCAAACTGATTTAAGCGAAAATGATTTTAGCGTTCAAGTATCGCCAACTTCTCCCACTGCTAGGAAATCATTCTCTCAACCACAAAGAGTGGTTTTGGGTATGCCCGAAAACGATGGcgaagaaaatgttaacgGAAATACCAGCGTTCAACTACATTATATGGTTCAACATGATGAACCGGAACGTCCTGTTTTTACTAATTTATATTCTAGGGAATCCACTTCAGATCTAGATTTAGATGAAACGGATGATGTGAATAGAAACGCTCAGCCGACGAGAGATTATAGCGATGATGATCGATTAGAAACGATAGGACGAAAAGTTTCGGCCGCTTTAATTGGTGTAACGAACGGAAATATCGTTTCGGATATTCGAACATCGTCGGATAACGGGAATATTACGGATGGTTTGGATCTGGATGAGGTGTTAAGAAAGAGGAGATGTTCGGATACAAGACAAATTATTGATAGCGCTGAAGATATTACGAATGATAGTGTCACAGATGAAGAAGGAGAAGATCAATATAATTATTCCTTGAGAAGGAAAAg TAAGCTTGGGAAAGATCTGCCTAATTTAAAGATAAG TATTGCTAGAAGACCGATTTATCCAGGTAGAAAATCGGCCCGATTCAAAACGATACTAAACACAAATACCTACTCCAAAGAATCGAACGCCTCAGACGAAGGCAACACTTCAGAATACTCAAACTCGCCGTCCAGTAAATCGTCAACGTTGGAGTCGAATCCAGAATTAGCTCGATCGATAAGCGTCCATCATCACTCGAAAAGGACCAGCGGAAGCAGTAGCAGCAGATATGAAGCATCTTCAGACAGTGAATCTGAAGATAACGTTACCATTGCGACCCAAATAGATTTTAGTACAAGCATTGTTGGTCGAACCGAAAATATTAAGAGAAGAGAGAGTGAATGTATCTAA
- the LOC111427141 gene encoding mitogen-activated protein kinase kinase kinase 12 isoform X3, with translation MVEKTMLIGELEKRVQKLREGIRNSVIVLGLNTVNMVIVTLGVGEKIRADCDIFVVESKASAKRHSMLYIENNLDQLDIQDGGGHPQVVGIKVPESQCNDSSPDASQTEFNVNKGWMNGIFGCLRPFLSAIGKGGVNEIKGTPDDWEIPFENISELSLLGAGGQGVVFYGKLNNEEVAVKKVQDVKETDIRNLRKLNHPNIIKFKGVCTQKPCYCIVMEYCPYGPLYNLLRNNSDCITPARVVDWSKQIAAGMQYLHAHKIIHRDLKSPNVLIGDERIIKISDFGTSRTWNEVSTKMSFGGTVAWMAPEAIKESPCSEKIDIWSFGVVLWELLTCEVPYKDMERSAIMYMVGMGKLKPPIPSTCPEGFKLLMNMCWNYNPKDRPSFKLISSHLEIAAAEILSQYKDEQFFKTQETWKVEIQSIITEFKMELQNKRRELQLKEEQLIKERESELRHLRDIRVYYDRRLAKVNQMYQQLTSVLTQLEHQPKDLRRRKIPFINRKVEKRKCVQSSTTPTSPDCLTSPDSPQIIPSKSSLCVKLNSSNKPESTTISHHSSTRSRKRQYSSTSSRVSTRSKGTSTAQMVDTETQTDLSENDFSVQVSPTSPTARKSFSQPQRVVLGMPENDGEENVNGNTSVQLHYMVQHDEPERPVFTNLYSRESTSDLDLDETDDVNRNAQPTRDYSDDDRLETIGRKVSAALIGVTNGNIVSDIRTSSDNGNITDGLDLDEVLRKRRCSDTRQIIDSAEDITNDSVTDEEGEDQYNYSLRRKSKLGKDLPNLKISIARRPIYPGRKSARFKTILNTNTYSKESNASDEGNTSEYSNSPSSKSSTLESNPELARSISVHHHSKRTSGSSSSRYEASSDSESEDNVTIATQIDFSTSIVGRTENIKRRESECI, from the exons ATGGTCGAAAAAACGATGCTGATCGGCGAATTGGAGAAACGCGTTCAAAAATTGCGGGAGGGCATCAGGAACTCGGTGATCGTGCTTGGTTTGAATACGGTGAACATGGTGATCGTGACGTTGGGTGTTGGGGAGAAAATCCGGGCGGATTGCGACATTTTCGTCGTCGAAAGTAAAGCGAGCGCGAAACGACACAG catGCTCTACATCGAAAATAACCTGGATCAATTAGATATTCAAGATGGTGGTGGCCACCCTCAAGTTGTTGGCATAAAAGTGCCCGAATCCCAATGCAACGATAGCTCACCAGATGCTTCTCAAACAGAGTTTAACGTAAACAAAGGTTGGATGAATGGCATTTTTGGTTGTCTTCGTCCGTTTTTGTCAGCAATTGGAAAAGGAGGTGTCAACGAAATCAAAGGAACACCAGATGATTGGGAGATTCCGTTCGAAAATATTAGTGAATTATCGCTTCTTGGAGCTGGAGGACAAGGAGTTGTCTTTTATGGGAAATTAAATAACGAAGAAGTTGCAGTAAAAAAAGTTCAAGATGTTAAAGAGACCGACATCAGGAATTTACGTAAACTGAATCATCCgaatatcattaaatttaaggGAGTTTGTACGCAAAAACCTTGCTATTGTATTGTTATGGAGTATTGCCCTTATGGACCATTATACAACTTGTTGAGGAATAATAGTGATTGCATCACACCAGCTAGAGTTGTAGATTGGTCTAAACAAATCGCTGCAGGGATGCAATATCTCCATGCCCATAAGATCATCCATAGAGATTTAAAAAGTCCCAA tgTTTTAATTGGTGATGAAAGAATCATAAAAATCAGCGATTTTGGAACTTCAAGAACATGGAACGAAGTAAGTACAAAAATGAGTTTTGGTGGTACAGTTGCGTGGATGGCACCCGAAGCAATAAAAGAATCTCCATGTTccgaaaaaattgatatttggTCATTTGGCGTGGTTTTATGGGAATTATTAACATGCGAAGTGCCTTACAAAGACATGGAACGAAGTGCAATTATGTACATGGTCGGAATGGGAAAATTAAAACCCCCAATCCCATCAACTTGCCCTGAAGGATTCAAACTTTTAATGAACATGTGCTGGAATTACAATCCAAAAGACAGGCcttcatttaaattaatcagcAGCCATTTAGAAATTGCTGCAGCAGAAATTTTAAGCCAGTACAAAGACGAGCAATTCTTTAAAACCCAAGAAACATGGAAAGTTGAAATTCAATCGATTATCACCGAATTTAAAATGGAATTGCAAAATAAGCGTAGAGAATTGCAATTGAAAGAGGAGCAATTGATCAAGGAAAGAGAATCTGAATTGAGGCATTTAAGGGATATTAGGGTTTATTATGATAGGAGATTAGCCAAAGTTAATCAAATGTATCAGCAATTGACGTCGGTCTTAACACAACTGGAACACCAACCCAAGGATTtgagaagaagaaaaattccatttataaatcgaaaagttgaaaaaagaaaatgtgttcAAAGTAGTACAACACCAACAAGTCCCGATTGTCTTACAAGTCCAGATAGTCCACAAATT attccttcaaaatcttcattatgcgttaaattaaattcatccAACAAACCGGAATCAACGACAATTTCCCATCACAGTTCAACACGATCCCGAAAGAGACAATACAGCAGTACATCTTCGAGGGTTTCAACACGGTCAAAAGGAACATCAACGGCGCAAATGGTTGATACAGAAACTCAAACTGATTTAAGCGAAAATGATTTTAGCGTTCAAGTATCGCCAACTTCTCCCACTGCTAGGAAATCATTCTCTCAACCACAAAGAGTGGTTTTGGGTATGCCCGAAAACGATGGcgaagaaaatgttaacgGAAATACCAGCGTTCAACTACATTATATGGTTCAACATGATGAACCGGAACGTCCTGTTTTTACTAATTTATATTCTAGGGAATCCACTTCAGATCTAGATTTAGATGAAACGGATGATGTGAATAGAAACGCTCAGCCGACGAGAGATTATAGCGATGATGATCGATTAGAAACGATAGGACGAAAAGTTTCGGCCGCTTTAATTGGTGTAACGAACGGAAATATCGTTTCGGATATTCGAACATCGTCGGATAACGGGAATATTACGGATGGTTTGGATCTGGATGAGGTGTTAAGAAAGAGGAGATGTTCGGATACAAGACAAATTATTGATAGCGCTGAAGATATTACGAATGATAGTGTCACAGATGAAGAAGGAGAAGATCAATATAATTATTCCTTGAGAAGGAAAAg TAAGCTTGGGAAAGATCTGCCTAATTTAAAGATAAG TATTGCTAGAAGACCGATTTATCCAGGTAGAAAATCGGCCCGATTCAAAACGATACTAAACACAAATACCTACTCCAAAGAATCGAACGCCTCAGACGAAGGCAACACTTCAGAATACTCAAACTCGCCGTCCAGTAAATCGTCAACGTTGGAGTCGAATCCAGAATTAGCTCGATCGATAAGCGTCCATCATCACTCGAAAAGGACCAGCGGAAGCAGTAGCAGCAGATATGAAGCATCTTCAGACAGTGAATCTGAAGATAACGTTACCATTGCGACCCAAATAGATTTTAGTACAAGCATTGTTGGTCGAACCGAAAATATTAAGAGAAGAGAGAGTGAATGTATCTAA